actagagcaggttgctccaagtcccatccaacctggccttgaacactgccagggatggggcagccacagcttctccgggcaccctgtgccagctccacagcaccctcacagggaagtctaaatgaaatgaaatgtctAAATGCAGGAAGAAGAACTACTCCCCAGCCTGAAGAACAGACTGAATATCTTTTTGTGGTTACAGTCTGAAACGCTGACAGTCAGCTACCAAAGCTGGGGCATGCATGTTCTGTCTGTGAACACTACTCACAGGGAAGCCCATGTCTGTGAGCTGTTTTATCAGACGGTTCATGATCCAGGCCTCATCTTGCTTGCTAGATGTCTTCATGCCCTTAGTAAATAAATTGGGAGACTCCATTAATGGTCTGGTTCCCTCGTTCATACTAGTGAGATGTACATAAAATAGATGGTAAGTTTTTCATATTAATAATACATGCTACTGAAAGATGTATTAGTACATTAATTTAGAAAGGACTGAAGAACCCTCCGAACAACGTAACTATGATTCTCTTCCCCCACAAAGTGTGCAAATTTTATCTCCGCTGAAGAGGTGTTCAGTGTACTATTTAGTATTTGATTGGCTCACCACTGAATTAAAGCCACCTTTGAATTTACAAATTTCGTTTTAATTAAAGCTTCTGAAATAGTACAACACTTCCTGAAAAACATTCCCAAAACCAAGTTTTCAACCTTGAAGTTAAGAATGTTACTCAgtgtattttcttaaaaacaaacaagagcgTCTAGATAAACACCTTTAAAAGATCTCTGTGCAGCTTTTCTATCACAAAATCCTTAAGAAGTCTCTTCCTTTCAGTTCTCCAGAAAGTACCAAGGGACAAGCGTGGATTTGTTTTGGGCTGCGGACAGTACAAGAAACAACCATACTTGATCAAATCACTGGCCTAACTGTTGGCAAATGGAATAACTAACAAACCGGCTAAATGCATTCCCAATTCCTTTAAGTTACAGCCTGGCCTTGTCCTGAAATAAAGACTGTGCAATGGAAAACTTCCTAACATAAAAGCATGTTCCCGAAGGAGTGCAGCATTAATACAGGTTTGCTTTGTTCTCATACCAGTACAAAACTTACAATGAGTAAGTTAAGAAATACAAATCACAAAATCAGAAATaggtatttttttgttgaaCCACTTCATCACAGACTACTGTTTGCTTTTCTACCACCATGGAAAGTGTCTGAAAGCCCCATTACcacctttttgtttctgttaataCATTatcatttctttaaaacacataaaagctttaaaacctacagaaaacaaaagcaacaacaaaacctccCAAAGCATCTGACATGCTTAAAGTCAAAGCTCTCCCATTTTCCCCTGGAAACAAGGTACAAAGTTCTCCCATTTTCCCCTGGAAACAAGGTAGGCTGTACTTGAACCACTGTAGTGGCAAGCTGCATTCGTGTTCAGGTATCAGAGGTCTAATATAAGAGTTCAGGTGTAATGCAACAGAACAATTACTCTAGAAATGTTACACTAATTCCACTCCTTTTCAGACAGCACCTTGATTTTTGTCTTACCTTTTGAAGTCCTTTCTTCGGGGCATTCCCCCAGGAATTACAGGAGGAGCTGCTCTCTTGTGAAGCAGTATTATTCCACATATCTCCTTCTTCATCTTCCCACTGACTAGTACTGAGATTCACTTCATCCCCACCACTGCCCCAGCCTTCTTGCATAGATTTTGaagctggagggaaagaaaagagggagaagaaaaaacttACTCAATTTCCTGCAAAATTAACAGGAATATCTTTTTATGCCATATCCAGTATGTTAACATTTGAGTATTTTCAAGAGATACAGAGATTCATCAAACAGCTTCACTAGCATTAAATGATAAGGACACCTTCTTCGAAGctagcaaaaaagaaaacttctctgaatacttcagagaagaaagcatCCAGCAACAGCAAGTCTTGCTTTGTACCGAACAAGTAAGATCTGTGGTCATGGCCATTCCCGTCTCCTAGGAACAAGAAACCTGAAGTATGATCACACACTTGGCTAAGTGCTATTTCGCTTTCAATGCACCTTACCTTTTTAAGCTGTCACATTCTTccatcaaacaaaaccaaatttcaAGGTCATTAATGGTCAGAAACTCAATTCCCACCTCAGAAGAATGGCATTTGAAAGGACAcgtgggctgcagggagcaccTCACATTCAATTACAAGGTTGTGTTACCTCGTTCCACTTTATTCTGCTTACTCTGTTCAAAACTGGGATTACTCATCTTAAGACCCTGTTTTATGTTTCCGGGGCTTTCTAACTATTTCTCAGTGAAGTATTTTGCAGGAGTGAAAAGTAAAACCTTCCACAACCAAAGCAGAAGCATGCACTGTTGCCTTCAGGGCACTTAGAGACAGGGCATTTTTATTAAGTAACGTTAGTTGGGAACTGTGAAGCAGCAACTTGTTCAGGATGCTCCTGAACCTGTCAACAGTTTTAAGAGCTGAAGAAGACATCCCTTCCCTTAGTTTAACCAGTGAGGTTGTCTAGGCATCctcatgttttgcttttccttcatcTTAACTGAGCTCAAGGTGCTTCTCATCCCAATACAGGTTTCTTCTAGGCACCTAGAAATCAGTATTATTCAcactcttctgcagtttcactGTTTCCTGCACCTCTACTATACTCCGTTTGCAGTACACAACAATACTCTAAGGAATGCCTTTAAATTTATTGGCTCGATGCACTGTATTCATACTTTTGTATTAATCTGGTATCTGGAATATTAACATTCTGAGACAGCTAATGCTGTTTTGAGAATGAAATTATTAGAACAGGCTCTGATTTAACTGCACAGAAAACCAGAGGTAATGCTCAAAAACACTCGCAGAGAACAGAGACACTTTGCCCTGGTTTTCCCCATCCTCTTATGGCAGTGATGCTCATGCACATACCTGGTTTGCacagtgctggggcagcagctggagcatTTGTTCTTCCATATGTCCCTGCCGACTCGGCAGGATTATCTCCCCACCCTGTACCACTGCTGGGGGGTTTCCCCCATGCTGAAGTGCCATTATCAACTGCAGCAGAAGGGGATGACGGCTCTCCCCAAGAAGCTTCAGTCTTTGTGTGGACAGCAGGCATTTCTCCCCAGCCTGCTGAAgcaaggggaaggagaaaagaacaatgaCATGAGGAAAGGTTTCTTCTGTCAATAACTTCAAAGACAGACAATTTATTAAAGAAAGAGCTTGAACCAGTAAGCAGATAAAGGGTCTCTAATTAagcatatgaaaataaaattcctttGATTTGGTCTCAGAAGTCTTTTTCTTAATCAATACCAAGTTGGCAAGAcagaaagagtatttttaaCGTAGCTGGAAGCAGACTGGCTGCCATGTGAGCACCAGACCTGGTCCGAAGGGAGCAGCTGTGTACAACAGGAATACTCTGAGCAGACCAAACAGGGCTTGGGAACcacacagagcaggaagagcaTTCAGGAGACCTGCACCCAAATCTGAGCTGGGCTTTGCCTCACTGAAagattttaaactattttagcTCCTTTTTACTATTTATACATTCTAAAATCACTTTTCTCATGCCCTACAAAGTAGGGCATTTGTTACCACTTTCCACACAGATTATATGATGTATGCACTCCTTAAAGCTCTTTATTACAGCTTGTGGTTGACTGTGTTCCCCATGTACCCCTGCATCACTGAGCTTCTACATTATAATAAATATGGCTTTTAAGGAGAACCAAACAAGACTGCAATTAAAACCTACAGTCAAATCATGAGGAACGGCAGGCAGAAGCCTTTGTTTTCCTACACAGTATTATTTTAACTCACTGAAAGACGTAACCTACTCTAAAGAAACCTTCTTAGTCTGGCTTGGCTTGAATGTAATGCGCTTAAATCCATATGACACTGATTTTAGCACTGAAGTTGAATGTGCCAGGAACAGCCATACAGCTACTGAGTCCTACAGAGCAACACAGCCAAACTGAATTTAAACCAACCActacctcttaaaaaaaaaggtgtttcttttttctctgaagagacAATCTGGATCATAGATGGGGttcaaaacactttttaacATACCAAGCAGCCAGATAGATACATAACAggcaagaaaacaagttttacaTACACCATACCTGATATTAACCAATTTTTCTATCATTATCACAAAaagcattccattccattccaacCACGACCTCAATAAGCATTGCAGAACTCAGTCTGCTTGAATTTCCCCTGTTAACTAGGCTGCTAATCCAGGAACTGGTTGTCTTTTTATTGGAGATGAATATTAAAAAGTCTGGGTGTTTCACAATGTAAGGACTAGATGCCTACTTTGCTGCAGCATGATTCCTTTTTTGCTTCCTGATGCAATCTGTAAAAATACTCTGGAAAGGATTCAAAGAGCAGAAACATAACATTTCCTACACAAACTGACACCCGAGGTAAGTAGGCAACAGCACAAAAGTTGCCAAAAAAGAACTTTCTTTAAGAGTACCTTGAAATACATTAAACTAAGCAACAGTGTTTAAGTGAGCACCAAGTCTTTGCAGAACTTCCTGATTTCAACAGGATTTCTGTACTAGAAACTGCAGGCAACATACGTCGCCAATAATAACTCCAACACTGGctagcagagaagaaaattccTTTCAAATAGATGGGCTCAGATCTGCCCACCGCTCTGGTGTTCCTGtattacagatttattttaggCTCTATTTCCTAAAGCAACTGCAGATCTCTCAGATACGGATCAAAGTGCATATGGCATAAAACATATCCAGACTAAGCCTACGTGTTCAGGAACATGCAGCTTAATAAAGCTCCTTCACTACCAGCGAGATTCACTGTGGTTTAAAACATACTCCTGAAACAACCCTGAACTTCACCTTTTCATTAAAGGGCTTTCCATTTGAAACAAAACTACTGTGTTCTAACCTCTACCAACCTATcttgtatttctgtttattctgtGTACAGGAGACAGACTCAGAGAGACACACGTGTACGTATATAAATGAGCCTCTATTTAACACAACTTCCTTGGTGTTGCACCTAAAACACTTCTTTTCAAGCCTTCTGCTTGTATCTTGAAGCCAACTTTATTTAAGGAACACTTGATTGGAATTTCTGCCTCGCTACTCAGGAGGTAACCTTGTCAGACAACTGTGTGTATTTAATCACACTGGCATCTGAAAAAAGATTAACTGCAGGcaaatgaaattgaaaacaaaacatctctAAAGCACCCACAGGAATACAAATACCAACAGAGTGTACAATACTGATATTCCCCTGAGCTCGTGCAACCTAGACTGGAAACTCAAAGTAATTCAATTTATGAAATCAATCTTAAAGCACAAAATTCATACACTAAAAAGGCAAAGTGTGCTAGGCTGCAGGACAAAAACTCTGTGAGAATCACAACTGGTCCTTGCGTTCCTTTACTATAAATTCAACAACACTGATCAAAGGCCACAGATGTGTAATGTCCAAGTTATTTTAAGTGCTTTAAATGTGCTGAGCAGTAAATAATACAGGATTACAAATTACAGCCAATGCTAAAGAGAATACTTGCAAATATATAAAAGCAGACAAAAGGCATCAGCTACAAGTTTTCAGAAGTATATTAACACATCGAATGAAGGGCAGGGAATGAGTAAACCAAACCTGAAGCCTGCTGGAGAACTAATTTGTGCACAGCAAAAATTAACCTGTATGTGAATTCCAGAGTACTCATCAGTTACAAACCCGTTCTTCCCTCTGTGTCAAGTACCTGCAGTCTTCATGTTACTGTATGAATACAATAGATGCCTCTGTGCTGCCTTTCTATGACTCCATATGACTACTTTAGAAACTTTAAAAAGGTCAATAAAAATACACTGTGGAGTGAATGCTGCAAATCCTACAGGTGAAAGAATTCCTTTGTATTCTCCAAAggcctttcttttttaaacaaggtttttcctccttttttcacTAATCCAGTCTGTTCCGTATTTGAAACAGACACAGGTGGAACGTTAGTTCAAAGATTCTGTAGTCCCAGCAGCTTGTCTCTGGCAGTGTGATGCTTCCCAGGGTTATTAAGGGCAGCTCACAAACAGCATTACAGGGGGACTGAATGAAGGCAAGAAGGTACTTTTAAACTCCTTTACATAGCTGTTTGGAAGGAAAACACCTTCACAGGGGTCCCCAAACCTGAACCCACCCTGTTTTCAAAAATTCCGCTCAcagaaaggttatttttttcatgaaaataacaCTCATTTAGGCTTTTCCTACAGCTCCGTGCCTCAGCAACAACCCAGATCTGCCTGATGTTGTTTTGCAATAGAACGAGCTCTGTTAAAAGGTTCTCTGGCAAGAAAGTGAAGTTTTTAAACACTGTTCACATCGCAAGAACCAAAAAGATCACAGCGAGTCATAAACATGGACACATTGGCAGAGCTTtgttttatagaaataaaaccataatTAACATTGGGCTACAGCCAAGAGGAAATCCTCAAGGGAAAGTGAAATGTTAACTAAGCTGTGGCAGGATGCAGTTGTTTTCCCTCAAAATAACCCTATAGTCATTTGGATGGCAGGAATTGTTTTCCTTGAAGTTGTTTGGTCTGTGATGAATACCAGAGCATATGACTACAATACAGGCAACCCAAAATATCAGAACCTGATGTCGATGAAAAACGAAAAAATTAGGTAGAAAAGAGATTGCTTGTTAAAGTCACTAGTTAATCTGCtaataatagaaaagaaataagctATGGGGGTGGAGGATGTAAAAGGGagggttatatatatatatatatatatatatatatatatatatataattcaaCTGTAACCCTTAACATTTGAagtcttcattttctgaaaggcATTCCAGTTCATGTGGCGGAGCTCCATGATTTAGGGAATCTCCTATTTGCCTTTCAGCACTGAGATCAACCTTGTGTGGAACTGGAGGGCAGCTTGCTCAGGATCACTTGGCTGTCCCCAGAACCTGGCTGTTAAGAGGGCTGAGCACAGGGTTTTAGGTTTTCACATGAGCATCCTAACAGAGCTCAAAGCTGATCTGGTTTCAAATCCATTCAGGTTAAAGTTCCaagtaaagaaaatacatcacTTGCAATCTCTGCTTCACAGCAATTACATGCTATGAATGACACAGAAGTTGCCACCTAGACAACAGCACAGGAATGCAGAAGGAGCAGATGATGTTCAGAGCTTTCAGAAGTCCTGGATTTCAACCTAAAATCTGCAGAGGGAAGCTTACATTATggtttgctgtttctgttctcAGCTGGAGGATGGGTGGTTGGAACCCTCCCAGGCTCTAACCACTTAATGGGAATAAGAAAGCATCAAGCCCACCCCTCAGCATTTGAAGGAAGGATCTGGTGCTGTCTGGGATCCAAACCACTCTCTTTTAATCATCCCTGTTTGCAAaaccttttctcatttcttattCCCCTTGTATCAAAGCTGCAAGAGTTAAAAGTGTTAGCAAAAATTATGCATAAGTAATTTAGATAGATAACCATTAAACCTAAATCCAAACCACTACACTGGCTTTCTGCTTGTCTTCCTAAATAACTCACCACTGGTTTGGTAGCAAGCTCCTACAGCCAAAAAGGACAACATTTATCACATTATCCACACACCACCCCTTTTTGACAGAAAAAGGAATTCCTCTGAGCATTATGTATTTTCAACACATGTGTCCCAGCATCTGCTTCCCATCAGTAGCTTTGAAGTTCTGTATCCAAAGAACTTTGAGAACTTCTGGGGATGGGTGACAACTTGAATAACAAGACTGCAACCTGGCCTCTACTTCTAAACTAATATAGAATAAATATAGAACCCAAAAGGGAAGGCTGCTCCTTTGTGAACAGCTAACTAGTGCTGTACAGAAGAGTTAAAATCCACTTCTTTGCTTTCAGGATGTGTGACTGCCATCTGACAGCTACGCAACACTTGCACGGGAACAGAATCCATGTTTCCTTATTTGGGATATTGCTTGAATAACAGGGAATCATAAAAATGATTGTCCAAGCATGTCATGCCCATGCAGAAGACAAAATACCAGTGACAACTACTTAGTTCACGCGTTGTAAGATCTTAGATGAGCACTTAAACCTGTGCCTTATGGCACTGCCTTTAATTACACAATCATGTTTTGCAGGGAAATACtgtagaaggaaaataattgttGTTGGATGAAATACGGCTGGGGATTAAAGAAGTCCCCTGGCTACAGGATTCTGGTCTCCCTTAGTGTAGAGGCTGGAAATGCATAGCCAACAGGACAGGGACTTGGCGCAGGAAAAACAAGGTTTAACAGCACAACACCAAACTGCAAGCCAAGGCCTGTGTCACTGGAAATCCACTCAGTACTCTTCTCATCTTTCAGCTGTCCCAGGCAGGACATGATTTGTAGATGTTTGAAGTCTGTGTAGATTTGCACAAAGACCAACAGGACACTGCCGTacagctgctggctgctgtaGATGTTAAATCAGGTCTCCTGCACTGTGAATAGGGAATCTGATAGGATCAGTTTAAATGCCATTCcttgctctctctctctctctgtaagATAAGCACATGACCCCACTCTGCCCCTCTGGGGCACAGTCAGAAGTAAAGATGGGCATAACACATAAAGGCTCACGGGGTTGCTCCTAGACTCCTGCTGCAGATTGGACAATAATCCTTCCAAACAGTCCCAGGTATGGCTTTTAGATCAGTTCCTACGTGCACAACTGTACGCAAGCAAAAATACACGAGGCCTAACTCATGCCCTCAATAACTTGACTTAAATTTTAATATCAGAACTATATTCTAACCTGCcttctgttggttttgctttaggATCTTCAAATCCTTCTAATAAACATTTCTGCAAGATGCACAAGACGGTCATTTTAAGGAGCGGATGGTTACCATTAATAAGCAGTCCTCTGACTGCACAGACGTTACTTCAAAGAAATCCTTCCTTTGCTACCATCTATTCACCAGAGGAACTGCTGCAGATTAGCACTAGcttttaaatgccattttcaaCGTAGGAAGGACTCAGTAAGTTCTCCTCTGCAAGGTGTTAGATTATTTGAGCAGCATTAACAATACATTGCTACATACAAACAGTCTGACAAGCACCAATGTAATCATCCAAAAATCAGCCTACTGGAAGAGACTCCACCAAACCCCTACTTTCGTGATCTCTCCACTACAATTCAGAAATTGGAATTGTCAGTCTCGTGGGTAAAGTTTTAAATATGGATGAAATATGTTTCAGGTAAATGGATTAGAGATCACGTATGGCAGACTGACCAAGGACAAACCTATTTAAACACTTCTCCTCCTGAAGCACATGTTATTTTATTACGAAAGATATTCTCAGCCATTAAAATATTTGACCACAGTAGGGAACATGAGactatttttaaacagataTTACAGTAAGTTTTAATTACTTCAAAacatcaaagagaaaaatgacagaagagaACAAATCCCACTTGGagaaaaacacagtgaaaaagtcAATATTTAGCCACGACAAAGACGAAACAGAAACTCAGAGACAAAAATCACATGAAGAGTTTCAAAGAGCACTGCAAGACCAGATTTATTTTGAGAAGTCTGTGGTCAGAGCTCCAGAAACTTTTATTTCAATACCTCCACCTAAGcggttttctccttttttccccccatttttaTTCCCTGATGCTCGTCTACAGCAGTACTCTGTCTTTGATTAGAAAAACCCCTAGATGCTTAACAACTTGTCTTTGAAACATGGCTGAAGTTAGAATAACTTCTCCCAGCCAGCCTGAATATTAACATCTTTAACCAATCCAGCTTTATGAGAATCGTGTATAAGTCCAGGGTACTACCCGTGCTCAAGACCTGAAATATGGAAGAGAACCAGTTCTTCATCAAAGCCAACAGaagacagaacaaaagcaaCAGCCTGAATTCATGCAATCCTTAAGCAGCATCTGGTGCCAAGAGATATGGGTTGCAGAAACGAAACAGATGCATTCTGCCTGAACACGAACAAAGACCAAGCAAGGGTACCACAAGACAACACAATAAAGGTTAGCCGAAAGGCCCCAAACTCTCCAAGGGTTGAATTCAAAGGAAGTGCTAAGTAACAGTGGAAGAGCTTACAAAATAAATACGGATCAATCATCTAAGGACCCAGCACATTACTGACCAGATATTGTTGCAAGCCTTTCTTACGTTCACTTGGACTATGGAATTCTGTGTGCCAGGTTCCATGGGTTCCTGTTGTCCTCAAGACAAGTTAACACTCTTTCAGAGTGTATGACATAAATATAAGATTTCTATCCTTAATGTACAACCACAGAGTCAGACAACATTAAATAATCTGTATAAAGCATGATATAAAACTATTTTCATACCTGGACCAAGCAGCGGGGACCGGTTCGGCTGGGCACTTGACTGGTGCGATGGCTGAGGTTCAACCATGTTGGTGTTGATAATGGTGCTAGTGGTGGTGGTATTGGTTGTGGTACTGCTCTGAATTATAGGATTATTTCTATCCCACATGTTTACAgtcttgttgttgttgtaatTTGGGTCGCCCCAAGCTGAGGTACCATCATCGATTTCCATCTTGCGGCGAATGGACGGTGGAGATGGCTCTTCCCAGCCAGTTGCCTCACAGTTCTCTTTTTGTTTGGCTGGCACTGGCCCACCAACCCACCCTGACCCAGTCTGTTTGACAGAAGCAGCTCCTCCCCAGTTACTTACATTGTTGTCCTGGGGTTTATTAGCCCAGTTTTGTTGGGGGCTTGGCTTTAAAGATTCCCCCCAACTTGTACCTGTATTAGCCTTGCTGTTTGTGCCATTTCCCCACCCACTGGTCCCAGACCTTGTGGAATCATTCCAGCCAGACCCTGATCTATTGTCAGAATCCCATCCAGATCCATTCTTCTTCCCATCACCCAAGTGTCCAGGAACAGATGATGAATCTGTCCAATCTCCACCTCCTGAAGTCCAGCTTGGATTTGATTTCTGTCCATCTCCCCAGTTTTGAGATTTGGGTTTCTGAGGTTCACCCCAGGTAGGTGATTTGTCCTCCTGATTTGCGGTCCCACTCCAAGCGTGGCCgcttttggcagcagcagcattattAACAGTAGTAGAGCTTGCTGActctccccatccccctggGCCATTTGGTGCTTTGTTGTTATTGTCTCCCCAACCTGTATTTGTTGGAACAGCTGCCGGTGGAGAGTTGACCCACCCAGATACTGAAGAGGTATTTGTACTGTTCATGATGGACCCATCATTCTTCCCCCCTGAGTTTGAAGATTGAGTAGCTGCACAACCCCAGGCCTCTGTTCCATTGTCATTCTTTCGTTCAGACCTTGGGGACTCTTCAAATTCCCAGGCAGTGTTTTGCTTTACAGGGGTCTGTCCCCACCCTGTATTGGACAGGACCCTGGGGTCAAGGTCATTTCTTGGCAACTGAACTTGCCCTTGGTCTATCATCCCTTTGtctctcctcctgccctctccaGCCCCCTCCCTTCCAGTACTGCCTTCATTTTGACTCCCACCGCTGTCATTACTTCCTTCACTAGCTGTGGTGCCAGATGCTGCAGCTTTGGCCCAAGAGTTTATTTGTTCATTGCCCTGCTGCATGGCAGGATTCGGACTGGTAACACTAGAGCTATCCCACCCTGTTGATCCTTTCCCGTTGACGTCGCTATTGGAATGCTGGTTTGGGGGCTTGCCCCATTCCCCGTTCACACCGTTACTGGTGTTCCGGTTGGGGTGGCCCCACGCTCCAGAATGCATACTACCAACACCGCTGTTGCcaccacccctgccccatgctAGTACCCCAGGACCAGAAGGAGGTCCTGAATCCCACGCGCTCGCTCCGTTTCCCTCCttttgcacagcactgctggatCCATTTTGTTTAGCACTTAATGCTGAGTTCACAGTGTCTCCATTCCCCTGACTGAACCCAGAATTGCTGTTTCCTGTGGCAGGATTAGCTGGGGACATCCCCCACACTGAACTGCCCATTCCTTCACCACTGCCCCCGCTGACTTGAGAAACTGATGTTCCGTTAGCACCAGGAAGGCCTTGCAGGTGGGGCGGGATGATGGCCCCCATACCAACAGCCATCCCCCAGTTCGGCAGTCCATTTGTCTGCATTGCATTGATAGGGTTTGGTGAAGAGTTCATGGGGTTAGTGTTATTTGGTCCATCAGTGTTAAGGTTCTGAGGTTGTACGCTGAAAGACACATTCTGAGAAGTGGACGTTTGTGGTTCTGTGCTCTCTTGCGGCAGCAAGTTTCCCCAAGCACCTAAGGTGCCTGTTGGGTTCCCATTCTGGTTGCCCATGTTCTGACCTATGGCACTGACTGGACTGCAAATACTGGAAGGGTTGCCTGCTCCCACAGTTCCTTCATGTCCAAGTACAGGCCAGGCAGCTGGATTGGcattagggttaaggttaagatTAATGCCAGCATTCGAGTTGGAAGCACCCCAACAGTTCTGACTTCTACCATCTCCCATCATGTTGTCCATCTTTCCATCCCCagcactggcagagcagtgagctAGGCCAGAGCTGGAGCCCGCAGCCACCCCCCACACTCTGGCCGAGCTGCCGTTACCGTTTGCTCCACCAGCTCCAAGGGCACTCTGGTTAGAAGTGCTTTGGACGAGTGCTCCGTTGGCGCCATTATTGCCATTAGTTTTCTTTGTATGTCCAGTGAAGTTGCCTTGGGCACTCCCTGTAGCCATGCTACTGTTCTCTGAGCCACAGTTGGAGGCAGAGTCAGTGTCTGTAGTACATTCTGAGGCAGACTCAGTCTCAGCTCCGGTAATGGAAGGCCACGCTTCCTTGTCAGTCCTGTCTATTATCACTTTATCCCAGCTGCAGTTGCCTTCACTCCTGAAAGCGGGCTGCTGTCCCCAGTGGGAATTCTCATAATGGTCTCCCAATCCACTGTGGCTGAGATCTGAAAAGATCCAACAaggttaaaagttaaaaatgagTCTGCTCTGCAAGCACAGCAAAAGCCCTCAATTAAGCACTATTTTACGTTGCTAGCTACAACACTGCAGTCTGCTAAAATTTAGAGTATGTTCTCTAACATAATACAGAGATTTTCCTCACTACAATAAAGCACGATGC
This portion of the Lathamus discolor isolate bLatDis1 chromosome 13, bLatDis1.hap1, whole genome shotgun sequence genome encodes:
- the TNRC6C gene encoding trinucleotide repeat-containing gene 6C protein isoform X3, whose translation is MEEKKKKKQEEKKKKEGAQKKAAEQKTKVPEPIKTSLSQPQPAGTGTSTSTSTITNSSNGKRASANGQQPTASRYLPREVPPRFRQQEQKQLLKRGQPLPAGTLTGTSPAQGTGQAGASPPPQQGAGGQHHPSKTQTDLSHSGLGDHYENSHWGQQPAFRSEGNCSWDKVIIDRTDKEAWPSITGAETESASECTTDTDSASNCGSENSSMATGSAQGNFTGHTKKTNGNNGANGALVQSTSNQSALGAGGANGNGSSARVWGVAAGSSSGLAHCSASAGDGKMDNMMGDGRSQNCWGASNSNAGINLNLNPNANPAAWPVLGHEGTVGAGNPSSICSPVSAIGQNMGNQNGNPTGTLGAWGNLLPQESTEPQTSTSQNVSFSVQPQNLNTDGPNNTNPMNSSPNPINAMQTNGLPNWGMAVGMGAIIPPHLQGLPGANGTSVSQVSGGSGEGMGSSVWGMSPANPATGNSNSGFSQGNGDTVNSALSAKQNGSSSAVQKEGNGASAWDSGPPSGPGVLAWGRGGGNSGVGSMHSGAWGHPNRNTSNGVNGEWGKPPNQHSNSDVNGKGSTGWDSSSVTSPNPAMQQGNEQINSWAKAAASGTTASEGSNDSGGSQNEGSTGREGAGEGRRRDKGMIDQGQVQLPRNDLDPRVLSNTGWGQTPVKQNTAWEFEESPRSERKNDNGTEAWGCAATQSSNSGGKNDGSIMNSTNTSSVSGWVNSPPAAVPTNTGWGDNNNKAPNGPGGWGESASSTTVNNAAAAKSGHAWSGTANQEDKSPTWGEPQKPKSQNWGDGQKSNPSWTSGGGDWTDSSSVPGHLGDGKKNGSGWDSDNRSGSGWNDSTRSGTSGWGNGTNSKANTGTSWGESLKPSPQQNWANKPQDNNVSNWGGAASVKQTGSGWVGGPVPAKQKENCEATGWEEPSPPSIRRKMEIDDGTSAWGDPNYNNNKTVNMWDRNNPIIQSSTTTNTTTTSTIINTNMVEPQPSHQSSAQPNRSPLLGPAGWGEMPAVHTKTEASWGEPSSPSAAVDNGTSAWGKPPSSGTGWGDNPAESAGTYGRTNAPAAAPALCKPASKSMQEGWGSGGDEVNLSTSQWEDEEGDMWNNTASQESSSSCNSWGNAPKKGLQKGMKTSSKQDEAWIMNRLIKQLTDMGFPREPAEEALKSNNMNLDQAMSALLEKKVEMDKRGMGVTDYNGMVTKPLGCRPPPISKESSMDRPTFLDKDGGLVEEPTTSPFLPSPSLKLPLSNSALPNQTLGGIASGLGMQNLNSSRQIPSGNLGMFGNSGAAQARTMQQPQQPPVQPLNSSQPSLRAQVPQFLSPQVQAQLLQFAAKNIGLSPAQLTSPINNPQHMTMLNQLYQLQLAYQRLQIQQQMLQAQRNVSGPMRQQEQQVARTINNMQQQIQQHQRQLAQALLMKQQPPPPHLSLHPSAGKSAMDSFSPHPQAPSLPDLQTKEQQSSPNTFAPYPLAGLNPNMNVNNMDITGGLSVKDTSQSQSRLPQWTHPNSMDNLSSAASSLDQNSSKHGAIPGGLSIGPPGKSSIDDSYSRYDLMQNSESPASPPVAVPHSWSRAKTDSDKISNGSSINWPPEFHPGVPWKGLQNIDPENDPDVTPGSVPTGPTINTTIQDVNRYLLKSGGSSPTSSQNATLPSSSAWPLSASGYSSSFSSIASAPSIAGKLSDIKSTWSSGPISHTQASLSHELWKVPRNTTAPTRPPPGLTNTKPSSTWGASPLGWTSSYSSGSAWSTDSSGRTSSWLVLRNLTPQIDGSTLRTLCLQHGPLITFHLNLTQGNAVVRYSSKEEAAKAQKSLHMCVLGNTTILAEFAGEEEVNRFLAQGQALPPTSSWQSNTGTNQTRLGSSSSSHGLVRNDTGHWNTPCLGGKGSSDLLWGGVPQYSSSLWGPPSTDDGRVIGSPTPLNTLLPGDLLSGESI